atgattaattgattattgaATGTTTTGTGATTTTATTGAAGAAAACCCTTCTCCATTCCAATCTCCTTCCTTCGAGTTCAGAGATCAGAAGTTCAACCAAGAGAAAAACCCTAGCCTCCACTACCGTCGCAAGGAGCAGCCGTGTTTGCCACCGTCCGCCGCAGTCAGGGTTGTCTCTTTGAGTCTTCGTCCGCCGCAGTCAGTGCTCACttgttcttgtttcttttttatgCTCTTTTCAGAAATCATTGAACGATTATTGAATGTTTATGTTTTTATTGAATGATTAATGATTATTGATTAGCTCCTCTGTTCTGCTgttgttttgtgttttgtaaTCTTTTTGGGTAGTGATGTGATGCTGATGATGTGCTGGTTTGTGTTTTACTGTTTTGTGATTTAATTGGGCATAGATTGTGACTGTCTTAATAATTAATTGAACTCCAACAATTTGTTCAAAACGTTCCCAACCTTGCTGTCCTTGAATGCTGGAAATATACTGCGTCTGCCTGGGTTGCGGAAATTAGAGCTTTTATTCTAGCACAATAGCATTAATAAATCTAGACTTTGAATTATTAGGAATCAAGCTATACTAGTGCTAGAAAATATGAATTATGTTCTATAAGCACCCTTTTATTTAGGTCTTAAGACTGACTTTTGTGTGTCATTAAGCTTCACAAATTATGCTGCATTATGACTGGCTTAATtctgaaattaatttatttgtcttAGTTTAAGGTGGATGTATGAGTTTTTAAATATAGTGATAtggtgaaaaaattttatttttgatttacTATCTTATTTTCCCATATACAAGTCCTGAAGTATACTTTTGTTGTACATTGCATCCTGCATAGGTTTTTGTTGCATTGAATGGTGCATTTCAATATTTCATACACTTTTGGAGTACTTTGCAAACATGTATAATGCAATAGTTGTTAGTCAATTAGATTTGGACTTGAAACTCAGTATATTTTGTATACTAGCTGCCTAGCTGGGCTACTTAATCTTAGTCTTAATTAATATAAGGTTAAGGATTTTACAACTATTGATCGGACATTCACAATTGCATTACCTGAATGGAATGGCAGCAGTCTTCTTTGGGAAAGGATAGGAAAGGTGATTTCACTATATTTCAGGGCGACGGGCGAGAAAGCTAAAGCCCCCatagagaagaaagaaggggaGGGAATAGAACTGAACCCCGAGGAGGCTTGCAAAGACTTTTTTTCTTCAAATCGAGAGGAATTGGACAGCACAAAAAAAGAATTGACCCCAGACCGATTTTTTGGCGCAGTTGCAAAAGATATCCGGAAACATGGCCCGGCATGTATTTCTAATTTTACATGTTAAAAACTGATTGTACTAAGAAGCTAgttaaaaacatattttttaaagcTTTGGACTAAACCTGTACGCAAATACATGAAAAGTAGTTTATTACTTTATTTTACTGAAATTGTAGAGAGTTTGAAGAGAGAAGTGTTCATTTCTTGAAGGATTGCTGCTTCTGTTATTTGAAACTTCAGAGATATAATTACAAAATGATTTTTTCGGTTGAATTACGGTTGAACCGGTTAAACTAGTAAGTTAATGAACCAATAATTAAAACGGTTTGGTGACCAATTCGGTTCTCAGAACCTTGATTGTTATAAATCACCTTCATTTAAGAATTCGAGTCATAATTACTAAATTGGCATGGACTCTAGGTTTAGGGTAAATATTTTTGCTCTACTACGTCTAAAGGAAGGTTATTTTTGAATTAAGACactcttttagttttagaaagTTTTTTATCAAACAGAAAAAAGTTTTATTTGTCTTTTGCTACTACAgaagtttaaaaataaagaatgaaAGAAAGTGACACCAATATATATCTTAGTTCAATTTTAAAGTGTAGTGAGATCTATGTCTAGTTTTTACTACAATTATGGTGCAATTTTATTATAACGATCAACAagattacaaacaccaattcAAATACATGAAAAGTAGTTCATTACTTTATTTTACTGAAATTGTAGAGAGTTTGAAGAGAAAAGTGTTCATTTCTTGAAGGATTGTTGCTTCTGTTATTTGAAACTTCAAAGATATAAttacaaaatgatttttttttagttgaattaCGGTTAAACTGGTTAAACTAATAAAccaataaactaataattaaaacGGTTTGATGACTAATTTGATTCTCAGAACCTTGATTGTTATAAATCACATTCATTTAAGAATTCAAGTCATAATTACTAAATTGGCATGCACTCTAGGTTTAGGGTAAGGATTTTTGCTCTACTACGTCTAATGGAAGGTAATTTTTGAATTAAgacactcttttatttttagaaagttTATCAAACAGAAAAAAGTTTTATTTGTCTTTTGCGACTACAgaagtttaaaaataaagaatgaaAGAAAGAGAAACCAACATATATCTTAGTTCAATTTCGAAGTGTAGTGAGATCTATGTCTAGCTTTTACTATAATTATAGTGCAATTTCATTATAACGATCAACAagattacaaacaccaattcAAACTATAATTATGAGTTTCACAAACCAAGACAAATCAGAATAGTCAAAACCaaacaaaatcaaatcaatAATAAAGCCTCGAATGTAAACAGAAattatttgacttttttttttcttatgtaatgttttttctttcattggtttttactcaattttttatactaaaacatgtatttttcttttcaaatagAAATACTCTATAATCTAAAACTCAAATATAtcaatttgaaattaaataaagaatCACAACTCTCAAACCTGCTGGTTTtgtattctttattttcttctttttttttttcttgatttttgaTCATCTTTTTATAACAAAACAGCAGCTCCTGATCTTATTAGTCGTTGTTGTCCCAATCAATAATCGTTATTGACacaatttttatttctaatattaaCTGCAATCTCTTCTAGATTTCTATTAATTCTTGCTCTTGATGAGATAAAGCTCTTTCAATATAACCAAATCATCATCTTCAGCCTTTATTATATGCCAAAATACTTAAtacacaaataaaattaatttaaccaAACTTAATTAACCAAACTAAATATTTGTCATcacaataaattaaataaaactcTTTAAACCCAAAAATGAGTAATGAATCATAAGTTACTTCGTAAGCTGCTTTTCTTTCCCTAGTACTTTTAGTTATTTATTATTGCAGAATTCTATTGTAATTTGTAAATTTAAGtttgttttttcaaaatttgttatattttattttaaaattttaacttctatcatatttcaaaattcaaactatGTCAGATTTAACAACATATAAACcctaataacaataaaatagttaTTGCAGCACAAACTGGTCCCTTAAAAATAAGgtctaatttattaaaagaaatttagCAGGGCAACAATTAGCTCATTTAATTCGCAAAATAATATCGATTGAGAGATTTATTTCAGCTACATGAATGGGCTACAAGCCCaataagagaaagaaaagaacaaaACAGAAACCCAAAAAGCACACATAACAGTAGCAGAGTAGTGTTATATTTTGTGAGGCGGTGTGTTACGTGTGTATATTGACGTATAGCAGTTACCACATCGCTCTTCTCTTGTTTAAGGTATGTTTccatttccttattcttcttcaaTGATGGCTGTGCCTGAGACATTCCAATCACTTTCTCTAATTGCAGATTCCCACGTtccttgcatcattggttttccttattttactgtTAATAGTTTTAATTTGGTCGTGAATTCAGCATTTTTGTGCTTCAAATTGAGATTAGGATTCTAGACATTGAGTGGTCAATATATCCACATTTTAAAGCTACTAAAATATACAAGTAACATtcaaaagtttaattttgatatactgtTAATGTAAGGTAATTTATGCAGTCTGGTCAATTTTTTGCTGCCCTGACACTATGTAATTAGATACCTAAAAACTGTTttagtgcatcaaaattaaattcataagtTTAATTTATATCTCCTTGAAAATATACAAATATAAGAATCCTTCAAAATTCTCATGTCTTTACGTGAATTCACATTGCAGAATGAAACCAGAATCGAAAAGAAAGAGTGACGAAGCCCACACTTATAGCCATGAAAAACCTTCATGCTTTGATAGTTTTGCTGAAATGTCAAACGCTCTGTTAAATTCTGATATCACCATAAGAAACCAAAGTTCTCCCAATATTCTTGGTTCTGCAACTAATCAAGATCCTAAttcaattcaatctctctcaaaaGGTTAGTGTTtcattttttcttaaatttaaattcaattataatCTTGAAATCATTGTGAGtatctttttacttttttattataaatttaaacttAACATGTGTAACAGATTGCTACGACTTTAATAATTTATGGAAGACATTGAATTACATAGAGAAGAAGAATGCAAAACGCATAATCGTCGTTAAGAGGGttgataagaaaaaagaaaagaaaatgaagaggaagaaggagaaggagaaatttcaaataataaaattcttgaCAATGAACCCAAAGAAGCCGTTTGAAAGCATTGTAAGAGTAAAAGGTGGAAACAGAAAGGAGCAAAATTCAGAGAAAAACTCAGATAATCAATTTGGCTTGGAAGAGTTTATTGATGCTGTAAATCATGGAGGCTTTCATCTTAGAACAAGGATTCATCTTAAGAATAAGAATACCCAACAGAAGGAACAAAACACAAATAAATTTGGTTAGTTTCTATCATCTTAGAAGAAGAgatttttcttctaatttaaACAGTGACTGTATGTCCGTCAAGATTTATATTTCTCTTACTTTTAGTGTAGATAAGAACTTCTATCCGTGATATCATGATGAAATCTTGTTAGATATTCTTCAATTTGTTTTTCCTGTGTTTTCTCTTGCTTTAAATTTAGtgtttaaagatttttttaacCATTCTTGTAAGATATTAGTCAATTTGTTTTTCATGTGTTTTCTCTTGCTTTTAGTTTGtgtttaaagtttttttttgaCAAATTCTTTTATATGCCATAAAACGGGAGTGAGAAATTTGTATTCGGTAAAagatgatataatttttttcaaacccGTCAAAATGGGCTAAATCCATCGGGTCAGCCAGTTTATTCATTTAAATGGGGAATTTTATCTCTAAAATTGAATCGTCTAAATTTCGGGCTAAACGGGCTGAACCTGATTAACCCGAAAAAAATAACGGGTTAAATGGGCTAGCCCGCGAGCTAAACGGGTCgctcatttatttttttatgtttttttaaaaaaaaagcgATATTTTTTCTGATCTGACATGAATATTCGACCCATCaactaaaacaaaattattttcaaaggTTTTTGACCTAAAAGTggtattttttgttaaaatattttttaaaaaataaaatcaaataataaatggACTGGCCCGTTTAACCTATCGAGCTGACCATAAACGGCCcgaattaaaaaattttggccCGTGAATAAAGCGGACTTAAAACGAGCCAGCCCATTTAACCCGCAAATTTAACGGACCGGACCTAAATGGGCTGGACTAGCCCGTTTGATAGCCCTAATTTTTTTAGAGTTAATacttagattattttttaaaatatcatttatatTTTAGAGTGATACCAGAATTTAGACAAGATGAATAAGGGTAATATTTTGACagttttgttatatatttttattttgttgatacccaaatttaattaagttggtttaaattcaacaaaaattaCTCACACAACGTGCGTGTAAAATCACACACTTCTTTTTCTAACCTAAATTGTTtgaatgaattttttaaaaaagttatttttttagataatttttttcttaaaaaaatgagacaaaagtttatttatattcaaatgtaaatttatattttttttattggtcAAGTGGTTAGTTCATTCATCGttaaaacatatattaaaagTTTAATCCATGTCTTATATATACAACAATTCATTAtccaacaaattttaaatagaaCTCAAATCCCTAATTCAAATGTACTGCGGCCTTACCCAATGGATTTTGTCTGGATTTAAGTCATATTTTGTATCAGCGGAACTTGATCCATGTAtttctctaaaaaaaattttcttttgcgTTGGAATTTATATGGGAGAAGTACAGGccgaacaaaagaaagaaaataataaaataacaaaagatatttaaaaataaatatttttatatttaaattaacactaattaaattttaaatttttttattaaaaataatgactCTAATATTTGCAAAATAAAAATCGAGAAGCACCCAACACCAATAGTATTTCTTGTTCCTCATATCCATGGCACAATAGTTCTGAGGTAAAGATTGTTATTGCTTCTTCTTAGTTAAGGTATGTTGCACTACAATtcctctaataattttattgaattttgatCAGCATGTAACCAGGAGAGAAAGATGAGTTattggatgaaatttcacaCAAATCTTACACCATCAAATCATTATTGATGACTAGTTAATAActaacaattacaaaaattactACCCCAATCACATTCTGAGTTCTGACATTATGTGATCCAGAATTTCACGTTTTTTACATACCTCAAAATccataatttttgtattttttctcaaattttttagtaaaaaaaatgatagaaaaatataaaatagatggATTCAAATGAAATtactatataaaaatataaatatttttatttaaagattttATTAAGTATCTGCTAAGATTATTTaagattattaatttttttttaataaatagaaCACATTATATATTAGAAACTTTagatattttcaatttttatattatctttCTATGTTTAATACTTCAATAAGTATCCTAAAACTATCTTTTAGgaaaattctttattttaaatcttttaataatgactttaattaaaaaattctttagctaaattcaaattaacattgaatattattattaaaaattaaaagatatactttgaaaacaaaatatcgttattaatcataaattaacaaccatttatcaatttattttataatatagtagtatatatatttagattaagaatcaattattatatatttatatatattattttatatatttttaacatatattttatataagtagttaattttttttatatagttagcataattaatgtatttttataAGTAATTTCTTctgttaaaataataatttttaacttttaaaatctAGAAGTAGTTCTCTACGAAATTAAGCAGTAACAACTTTTCTTTTtcggaaaaaagaaaaaaagtctCCTTTTAAAGAAATAAACTAAATCCAATTAATCTACATTCATCAGATAAGATAACAACCATTAAAAAACTGTTTTAACcccaaaaagataaaataaaaatcggTTTTAAGATATCAATTATTTTCGGTATTCAAATTTTGAAGTCAATTCCGATTccattcaaatcttttttatataaGATTCTTCAAGAACTCTTATATTACTATTGTGCTCTTCCAAGTGAATTCACACTACACCATGAAGCCAGAGTCGAAAAGAAACAGGGATGACAAGTCTTAATTTTTGGTGAAATGTCAAAAGTTTTATTGtgacttttttttaataattatagttATTAAAATCGGACCGAGTCAAAAAATCAGACTTTATACCGATTTAATCCGATGATTAGATGCATACGAGTGAAAATCGATCGAATTCGATAAAGACCAATCCGATCGAACcgtttaaatttcaaaattttttcaaaatgaaAGAGATGGGTTCAAACCCCCTCCTAAAGGAGAGAAATGGTAGTCACAATCATCAAACTGTCCTGCTGGTTATTAATAAATgttcaaattaaaatacatataCATATCTTCACTTCTTCAGTAAATAATTtacttctatttaatttattttaattttagttataaactcacttatttttaaattaattatatttttatttaacaataattataaatttatttatttttttataattatataatatttttaatattattttttaataaatacttatagtatataataatataatagttataaactaattaataaattattgaaattcaaaaataatagttattgtaatatagaaacaaaataaaaatatttatgataaagtaaaattaataaaatacttATTGTTTCTATTccatattattttagaatagttaaatatttttaaaatattaatgaaaatatgtattttaaatttttgactatattttattttttatttacaaaggACCAGATCAATCGATTCAACTAGTGACTTATGGATTAAACTAATGATCCAGTAATACAATAATCTAATCAGTTTGATTATCGATTTGGTTCTGATAGCTATGACTATAATAAATTGCTATAATTTTAGTAGCTTATTGAAGATATTGAATTGCATAGAAAAAAAGAACATGACCCTTTTGATCCGGATTAGGagaattcaaaagaaaaaaaaagagcgAATGCTACTGTGtagatattaaattttttttacatgtaTAGATAAAGAGATGTCAAAATTTTAAAGTGTTGTGGCATGTGAATTGCTACAGTATCTAATGTACTCTGAAAAGTCACACTCACACGTTCATATTTCTTTatagtaataaaactcacattcttaaaaatttgttttttcttggcaccatattTAACTTTGCTTATTGTTAATTATCAGCTAACAAATTAATCATTAagattagtaaaaaaataaatattcctAAATtgtatttatgtttttttattgtcgttattttttatttctttagtaattaattaataaaagcaTTCCTCTAAAAAATTCACTTGGTAGAggcacaaatatttttttacaataatgAAATCACTCTTATATAATTTCTAacaaaataactaattaaacattttaatgtacatgtatttatactgaaaaaaataattaaaattatgtcTAAAAATTATCTACTAAATCACTTTATActattttaatatgtataataatattacataaaaagatgaaaataaataaacgatatataagtatattattttaactaatttaaaaaaactatttaatattttatatattatctcaattaatttttaataaataataatatataatatatctaaatttattttaaaaatatatgttaagaataaaattagataCGCTGATATGTGGtggtatttaggtgtgtccaaatatgtccaaaaattttttttttgctttttattaAAACATGGTTGGACACACGCGTATCTGACGAATATTGATAAGTGTCGTATCCAAAATGTATTCGACAGGCGGATACGGTAACTCAGCAAAATATCTACTTTGAGTAATTagctattattattattattattattatagcaaaaaaactaataataatagcaaaaaaacattaaaaaaagaCACATGACATCTTTTCATAATCATCTAATTAAAGTATGTTAAATTACtcaaaaatttttgttattaaataacTAACTAATACTATAAACATCTAAATGTCCTGACTCGCTACTGTAATTATTTTCTACAAAACAAATTCTTGAATTTGTGTGGCTCCCAATGCTGCGGAAAATATTGTCTTTGATTTTCGTTCATAGTAGCAAACTGTATTATAAGTTTGACACCTGTTATCTATgtgtaaaaataatttaacatcTATACGCTAGCATTTGCCAAAAAAATGAGAaggaaaaaattttaataaagttCATGTCTGTGAAATCAAACAAGcttcttaaaaaaattgtaagAATAATAAATAGAACAAAAAAGAGCAAATTTTAGATAATGAATTTGGTTTAGAAGAATTTTTGGATATTGCAAGAGATGAAAGTTTTCGTCTTAGAACACgaatttatattaaaagtaatAAGAATTCTTCTTAAAAAGAACTAAATGTATATAAATTTGAGgaaaaattatctaaattaaTTGAAATACAACTAAAATTATCAATTACAATTTTCTGCAACTAGTAATCTGAATAAActttttcacaattttattGAAATTGCGGTAGCCTAGCGCGGAATAAAAAGAGAAGTTGATTGACTAAAAAAGGATGAAGCCACGGATTATACATAACTAATCTCCTTATATATAGTAGTGAAGGACAAATATGAAGTAATTGAGtaccatttttttaaaaataaaaggtGAATAAGctctaattaaaaaatttatattttattctgTCAAAGTATTACATTTTCTTATAtcttaatataaaaaaataaaaaataaaaaatattaatttgattgctatatcaaaataaaaccatttaaaaagtttatacgatttttttatcaaaataaaactatttataataggaattttttttatattttatcattctatttttattattaaatttatacttACATTGTGTGTAGTATAAAatctcaattttaattttattttttttacagatggttttggttttatatagtttactattttttatagtaCAAGTTCTAGATCCCAACAAAACATACATGacacatattttatatttatattctatTTTTACCTATCATATCATACACAATAAAACACTAAGCACTATCTATACAATAATTTTTTCACCTATTATTATATCATAcacaacaaaatatttttactttatattaatttttttacattacCAGTGTATGTAAAACGAATCCTAAATCATCATTTAAATGAGATAATTAAGtttaaaatacaattttattGTTCTCTCCTTGATACAATATAATAATTACATAAAATTGTGAAAAAGTTTATTTAAGTAACGAGTTGCAGAAAGTTGTAATCGAATAATTTTGGTTAcatttcaatttatttaggtAACTTGCCCTAAATTCGACTTATAAGATTATAATATTATGTATTGTCTTAGAACAATAGATATTTTTTTCCTAATTTAAATATTAGTGTCTTCAAAAATTAGGGTGTTCATCCAAATTAGAGTAAAGTGAAAATAAACTTTTAGGAATTTACATTTTGAATAGATTAGtctttaaaaagaaaatattaataaaattttctaaCAATTACTTTAAATTAAGATCTTTTACTCTAATCATAGAGACTAATTAAAAGGTATTgtgtttataatttatatcaactattttaaaaaaaaattatggataattttttaaataattaatttatccaaaatataaatcttcaaagatttatttatcattttactCTCCAAATTAATATATCTCTTGTTTATAGAATAGCTAAaaaaagaaatgaattaaaaaatattagaaattccaatttattctcttaattatttttttaaattataaataaaaattttaaatttttttatctgttttatattttaaaaaacatatacaattaattttttatatatttaaatattataaaaataaattagtattCCCAATTATAAATGATcacctaataaaaaaaatcacaatacAGATTGTAATAAGTCTTATAGAGGCTGAAATTTTTGGGAGCCTTGTGCCGAAAAACTGAAAAACTCATGAGAAATGTGGCAAAATACATTGATCAGAGTATCTCTTTAAAGTTAAGTATGGGTTTCTATAAATACTTATAAATCAACCTTAACCTCTTGTTTTGGTAACGcaaatgatttaaaaaaatagaaatataggagttataattttaatttaattcttaaaattttttattgtaattttaaatgatattttacaaaattttactaagtttaataattttataatttaaattttaatataatttcatattttacgtaacaattttataatttaaaattaatataattttatattttacgtATTTAATTTACTCCTTCAGTGTTATATAAAATCAGTTTTTAAACTTCACCAACTATCTTTTTTTCCCTCTCAAACTAAATATACACAGGCTTCTCGTATTTCTAGGATCTTTCTTTTCAATCTAGTAAATCTAACTTTAGGTACTATACATACTTCATTGATGCAAGAGATTCGAGCCATGAAGATGGAATGATGGTTCTCAAGAGTCCAAAGAGAATGAGGCACTGGGAGAGTAGTTTGAGCGaggaaaaattagttttttttgcTCTTCTTACGGATTCT
This sequence is a window from Arachis stenosperma cultivar V10309 chromosome 10, arast.V10309.gnm1.PFL2, whole genome shotgun sequence. Protein-coding genes within it:
- the LOC130954869 gene encoding uncharacterized protein LOC130954869, whose amino-acid sequence is MKPESKRKSDEAHTYSHEKPSCFDSFAEMSNALLNSDITIRNQSSPNILGSATNQDPNSIQSLSKDCYDFNNLWKTLNYIEKKNAKRIIVVKRVDKKKEKKMKRKKEKEKFQIIKFLTMNPKKPFESIVRVKGGNRKEQNSEKNSDNQFGLEEFIDAVNHGGFHLRTRIHLKNKNTQQKEQNTNKFG